From Halapricum desulfuricans, a single genomic window includes:
- a CDS encoding HalOD1 output domain-containing protein → MSADEPYIVRDEGGDTDDADAWIAPEPASDVIADAIVAKSDLTRDAVEPLEEHVDFEILRAVLTGETEPPVTFDVEGVAVTVDRDGAVGISES, encoded by the coding sequence ATGAGCGCTGATGAGCCGTACATCGTTCGCGACGAGGGCGGCGACACCGACGATGCGGACGCCTGGATCGCCCCGGAACCGGCCTCGGACGTAATCGCCGACGCGATCGTCGCCAAGAGCGATCTGACGCGCGATGCGGTCGAACCCCTCGAAGAACACGTCGATTTCGAGATATTGCGGGCCGTGCTAACCGGCGAAACGGAACCGCCGGTGACCTTCGACGTGGAAGGAGTGGCCGTGACTGTCGACCGGGACGGCGCGGTCGGGATCTCCGAGTCCTGA
- the rnhB gene encoding ribonuclease HII gives MRFGVDEAGKGPVLGSMFAAAVLADPGALPEDVDDSKDIPPDRRGEMAEEIREVADQVAVAEIPVWEIDDEETDMNTLTVEAHARALSKVVNAVDDDTELSGYVDAGDTNAVRFGQRLRDRLDGDIDLRAEHEADATHPIVGAASVIAKVARDAHVRALSAKYGDVGSGYPSDPTTRAFLQAHVETYDELPDCARASWQTSKDALAAAAQASLDAFE, from the coding sequence ATGCGTTTCGGCGTCGACGAGGCCGGCAAGGGTCCCGTCCTGGGATCGATGTTCGCCGCGGCAGTCCTCGCTGATCCGGGTGCGTTACCCGAGGATGTCGACGATTCGAAAGATATCCCACCGGACCGACGAGGGGAGATGGCTGAGGAGATCCGCGAGGTCGCCGACCAGGTTGCTGTCGCCGAGATCCCGGTGTGGGAGATCGACGACGAGGAGACGGACATGAACACCCTGACCGTCGAGGCCCACGCTCGCGCACTGTCGAAAGTTGTCAACGCTGTCGATGACGACACGGAACTCTCGGGATACGTCGATGCCGGGGACACCAACGCAGTCCGATTCGGCCAGCGACTGCGCGATCGTCTGGACGGTGACATCGACCTGCGGGCCGAACACGAGGCCGACGCGACCCACCCGATTGTCGGCGCGGCCAGCGTGATCGCGAAGGTCGCTCGCGACGCCCACGTCCGAGCGCTGAGCGCGAAATACGGTGACGTTGGGAGCGGCTACCCGTCGGATCCGACGACGCGTGCGTTCCTGCAGGCACACGTCGAGACGTACGACGAGCTGCCCGACTGTGCCCGTGCCTCCTGGCAGACCAGCAAGGACGCACTGGCGGCTGCGGCACAGGCGAGCCTCGACGCCTTCGAGTGA
- a CDS encoding flippase-like domain-containing protein has protein sequence MNRAVEVSVVLPAYNEADTIEQTVEVTLTTLEAFLPAGVFEVIVAEDGCADRTPEIASRLADEDERVRHVHSDRRLGRGGALEYAFRQARGETLAYFDTDLATDMSHLEELIESVRSGDYEFATGSRWVPGNTADRPAKRGIPSKGFNTLVRLLLRSELRDHQCGFKAFDRAALLDVLEDVEDDHWFWDTEVLVRAQRSGYNVREFPVEWTPKGDSKVDLVRDVLGMGSQIVRTFWQVSVSPRIDRRVSAVAGTVLVALALMLMTTYLDPGEVWANMRSADVALVGVAAVVYVFSWPLRGLRYRDILDRLGYRSDPGFLTGAIFISQTGNLVFPARLGDAVRAYVMKARRSVPYPSGFASLAIERVFDLLTIALLAGAVVLGMVATMSPAELQSAIVGAELAGGQEQAGRTAMVVAAGVGVAAIAATAVIVLSARSDRNHVRSVVTRLSSDSYADYVAGVIERFVGDVQTVASDRRAFALVGTTSLLIWTIDVLTAVIVLLAFGVELTPFLVGVAFFAVSVGNLAKVLPLTPAGLGLYEGAFAIIVVGLTPLGGALAISVAVVDHAVKNLVTLAGGLVSMAWLNVSLTTAVEESRDRDEVEVPATQDS, from the coding sequence ATGAACCGTGCGGTCGAGGTGAGTGTCGTCCTGCCCGCGTACAACGAGGCGGACACGATCGAGCAGACCGTCGAGGTCACGCTCACGACGCTGGAAGCGTTTCTACCTGCAGGCGTTTTCGAGGTGATCGTCGCGGAAGACGGCTGTGCGGACCGCACGCCCGAGATTGCGTCCCGGCTGGCCGACGAAGACGAGCGCGTGCGCCACGTCCACAGCGACCGGCGTCTCGGCCGGGGCGGCGCGCTGGAGTACGCTTTCCGGCAGGCCCGCGGCGAGACGCTGGCGTATTTCGACACCGATCTGGCGACCGATATGTCTCATCTGGAGGAGCTGATCGAGAGCGTCCGCAGCGGCGACTACGAGTTCGCGACTGGTTCGCGATGGGTTCCCGGCAACACTGCGGACCGGCCCGCCAAACGCGGCATCCCGAGCAAGGGGTTCAACACGCTCGTGCGATTGCTGTTGCGTTCGGAGCTACGGGATCATCAGTGTGGGTTCAAGGCTTTCGATCGGGCAGCCCTGTTAGACGTGCTGGAAGACGTCGAAGACGACCACTGGTTCTGGGACACTGAAGTACTCGTTCGGGCCCAGCGATCGGGCTACAATGTCAGGGAGTTCCCCGTCGAATGGACGCCGAAAGGCGACTCGAAGGTCGATCTCGTCCGGGATGTCCTTGGGATGGGAAGCCAGATCGTCCGCACCTTCTGGCAGGTCTCGGTCAGTCCGCGGATCGACCGACGGGTGAGCGCCGTCGCCGGAACGGTACTGGTCGCCCTCGCGCTGATGTTGATGACGACGTATCTCGATCCCGGCGAGGTGTGGGCGAACATGCGAAGTGCCGACGTAGCCCTCGTCGGGGTCGCGGCCGTAGTGTACGTGTTCTCCTGGCCCCTGCGGGGACTGCGCTATCGGGACATCCTCGATCGCCTCGGCTATCGCTCCGATCCGGGATTCCTGACGGGCGCGATCTTCATCAGCCAGACCGGTAACCTGGTATTTCCCGCGCGGCTGGGCGACGCCGTCCGCGCATACGTGATGAAGGCTCGCCGGTCGGTCCCGTACCCCTCGGGGTTCGCCTCGTTGGCGATCGAGCGGGTGTTCGACCTGCTGACGATCGCGCTGCTGGCCGGCGCCGTCGTCCTGGGTATGGTCGCGACGATGTCGCCGGCGGAACTGCAATCGGCGATCGTCGGTGCGGAGTTGGCCGGTGGGCAGGAACAGGCGGGCCGCACGGCGATGGTCGTCGCCGCCGGCGTCGGCGTGGCCGCGATCGCCGCGACGGCCGTGATCGTTCTCAGCGCACGCAGCGACCGCAACCACGTCAGGTCGGTCGTCACAAGGCTCAGCAGTGACAGCTACGCCGATTACGTCGCCGGTGTGATCGAACGGTTCGTGGGCGACGTCCAGACGGTCGCCAGCGACCGGCGGGCGTTCGCCCTGGTCGGGACGACGAGCCTGTTGATCTGGACGATAGACGTGCTCACCGCTGTCATCGTCCTGTTGGCGTTCGGCGTCGAGCTTACCCCCTTCCTCGTCGGCGTCGCCTTCTTCGCGGTCAGCGTCGGTAACCTCGCGAAGGTGTTGCCTCTGACCCCCGCCGGTCTCGGGCTCTACGAGGGGGCGTTCGCGATCATCGTCGTCGGACTGACGCCACTGGGCGGCGCGCTGGCGATCAGCGTCGCGGTCGTCGATCACGCCGTCAAGAACCTGGTGACGCTCGCGGGCGGGCTGGTCTCGATGGCCTGGCTCAACGTCTCGCTGACGACAGCCGTCGAGGAGAGCCGCGACCGCGACGAGGTCGAAGTCCCCGCGACTCAGGACTCGTAG
- a CDS encoding CPBP family intramembrane glutamic endopeptidase, protein MDSKYVAVGDFETRLRAAGHSIGIVVAAFVVGTALALAGVVVIGQFIPVYSAEEQLLPTAYIASSALQFVGFLLVGVGYLYVRADWGLVTARLPSLRDIGIALGGTVVLFVTNVALGSIAQSLGFESAENSVVTMGQSNPEIFIAMIPVTLLLVSPGEELLFRGIVQGLFRRAYGPLPAVLIASALFGIVHFVALTGDGKLVYVAVAAALGLILGTIYELTDNLVVPILTHGLWNAYLFTGQWVLATYDIEAAMILLFFR, encoded by the coding sequence ATGGACTCGAAGTACGTCGCAGTCGGGGACTTCGAAACGCGCCTCCGGGCGGCCGGACACAGCATCGGAATCGTCGTGGCCGCGTTCGTCGTCGGTACCGCGCTTGCGCTCGCCGGTGTGGTCGTCATCGGGCAATTCATACCCGTCTACTCCGCCGAGGAGCAGCTCCTCCCGACCGCGTACATCGCCTCCAGCGCGCTCCAATTCGTCGGCTTCCTGCTGGTCGGTGTGGGGTATCTCTACGTCAGGGCAGACTGGGGCCTCGTCACGGCCCGGCTGCCGTCACTCCGGGACATCGGGATCGCCCTCGGGGGGACCGTCGTGTTGTTCGTCACGAACGTGGCGCTGGGATCGATCGCCCAGTCGCTCGGGTTCGAAAGCGCCGAGAACTCCGTCGTCACGATGGGGCAGTCCAACCCCGAGATCTTCATCGCCATGATCCCGGTCACGCTGTTGCTCGTCAGCCCCGGAGAGGAGCTGTTGTTCCGCGGGATTGTACAGGGGCTGTTCCGGCGTGCGTACGGACCGCTCCCGGCCGTGCTGATCGCGAGCGCGCTGTTCGGTATCGTTCACTTCGTGGCGCTGACGGGCGACGGCAAACTCGTCTACGTGGCCGTCGCTGCCGCGCTCGGACTCATACTCGGGACAATATACGAACTGACCGACAACCTCGTCGTCCCGATACTCACCCATGGACTGTGGAACGCCTACCTCTTTACCGGCCAGTGGGTACTCGCGACCTACGATATCGAGGCTGCTATGATCCTGTTGTTTTTCCGGTAG
- a CDS encoding transcription initiation factor IIB: MSESTRTRSRSTVESETDEQNDLTCPECGGNLVADDARGETVCDDCGLVVDADEIDRGPEWRAFDSKEKDEKSRVGAPTTNMMHDKGLSTNIDWRDKDAYGNSLSSNQREKMQRLRKWNERFRTRDSKERNLKQALGEIDRMASALGLPENVRETASVIYRRALDEDLLPGRSIEGVSTSAVYAAARQAGVPRSLDEITDVSRVGKDEIARTYRYVVRELGLEVKPADPESYVPRFASDLDLSEEAEHRARELLTNAKEQGVHSGKSPVGLAAAAVYAASLLTNEKTTQAAVSEVADISEVTIRNRYHELLEAEQGIAMA, encoded by the coding sequence ATGAGTGAGTCAACACGCACGCGATCACGATCGACAGTAGAATCGGAAACCGACGAACAGAACGACCTTACCTGTCCGGAATGCGGGGGTAATCTCGTCGCCGATGACGCCCGTGGGGAGACGGTCTGTGACGACTGCGGACTGGTCGTCGACGCCGACGAGATCGACCGCGGGCCGGAGTGGCGCGCGTTCGACTCCAAGGAGAAAGACGAGAAGAGCCGCGTGGGTGCCCCCACCACGAACATGATGCACGACAAGGGGCTCTCAACCAACATCGACTGGCGCGACAAGGACGCCTACGGCAACTCCCTGTCCAGCAACCAGCGTGAGAAAATGCAGCGCCTTCGCAAGTGGAACGAGCGGTTCCGGACCCGGGACTCCAAAGAGCGCAACCTCAAGCAGGCGCTGGGCGAGATCGACCGGATGGCCTCCGCGCTTGGCCTGCCCGAGAACGTCCGCGAGACCGCCTCAGTGATCTACCGCCGTGCACTCGACGAGGATCTACTGCCCGGACGCTCCATCGAGGGCGTCTCGACTTCCGCGGTGTACGCCGCCGCACGCCAGGCCGGCGTCCCCCGAAGCCTCGACGAGATTACGGACGTCTCTCGCGTGGGCAAAGACGAGATCGCCCGCACGTATCGGTACGTCGTCCGCGAACTCGGCCTGGAAGTCAAGCCCGCCGACCCCGAGAGCTACGTCCCCCGGTTTGCAAGCGACCTCGACCTCTCCGAGGAGGCCGAACACCGCGCTCGCGAACTGCTGACTAACGCCAAAGAACAGGGCGTCCACTCCGGGAAATCGCCCGTCGGACTGGCCGCCGCCGCGGTCTACGCCGCCTCGCTTTTGACCAACGAGAAGACGACCCAGGCCGCCGTCTCGGAGGTCGCGGACATCTCCGAGGTCACGATCCGAAACCGCTATCACGAACTGCTCGAAGCCGAGCAGGGCATCGCGATGGCCTGA
- a CDS encoding methylglyoxal synthase: MTRIALIAHDDEKPEMIDFAESYQSYLSTVDIVCTGTTGQRIAEATGLEVERKQSGPLGGDMEIGAEAANDRIDGIVFLRDPLTAQPHEPDISALLRICDVHDTPLATTRTSAEYVLEGLAREDGHELD, from the coding sequence ATGACGCGCATCGCACTGATCGCACACGACGACGAGAAGCCGGAGATGATCGACTTCGCCGAGAGTTACCAGTCGTACCTCTCGACCGTGGACATTGTCTGCACAGGGACGACGGGTCAGCGGATCGCCGAGGCGACGGGTCTGGAGGTCGAACGCAAGCAGTCGGGGCCGCTCGGCGGCGACATGGAGATCGGCGCTGAAGCCGCGAACGACCGGATCGACGGGATCGTCTTCCTGCGCGACCCGCTGACTGCACAGCCCCACGAGCCGGACATCTCGGCGCTGTTGCGGATCTGTGACGTCCACGATACGCCGCTGGCGACGACCCGAACGTCCGCGGAGTACGTCCTCGAAGGGCTGGCCCGCGAGGACGGCCACGAACTCGACTAG
- the yjjX gene encoding inosine/xanthosine triphosphatase, protein MHVAVGSANPVKQRAVEGVLDDATVTPVAVDSGVPEQPHGRAETIQGADTRARRALAAVDADLAVGIEGGVGTSPRSDGLFLVMWAAVTDGERLERGGGPSIRLPGAVADRLRAGEELGPVMDDWLDTSGVATGQGAAGVLTGGAIDRESALAHAVAGALGPFLTSHYES, encoded by the coding sequence ATGCACGTCGCAGTCGGCAGTGCGAATCCTGTCAAGCAGCGGGCCGTCGAGGGTGTTCTCGATGACGCGACGGTCACACCCGTCGCGGTCGATTCAGGGGTACCGGAGCAGCCACACGGTCGCGCCGAGACAATCCAGGGGGCGGACACCCGGGCCCGTCGCGCACTGGCTGCGGTGGACGCCGATCTCGCTGTCGGTATCGAGGGTGGTGTCGGAACCAGTCCCAGGAGTGACGGGCTGTTTCTGGTGATGTGGGCGGCTGTCACTGACGGGGAGCGCCTCGAACGGGGCGGCGGCCCGTCGATTCGCCTGCCCGGGGCCGTCGCGGATCGGCTCCGCGCGGGCGAGGAACTCGGACCGGTGATGGACGATTGGCTGGACACGTCCGGGGTCGCGACTGGACAGGGCGCCGCCGGCGTGCTCACTGGCGGTGCGATCGATCGGGAGTCCGCGCTCGCTCACGCGGTCGCGGGAGCGCTGGGCCCGTTTCTGACGTCTCACTACGAGTCCTGA
- the secF gene encoding protein translocase subunit SecF, with protein sequence MVEFEVPEIDYDRYSNRQLAGPPLAVLGFALLVLVVYYLLHGTPVPLGFDFTGGTEMRIVADEGQSAIRSAFETPIDSIRPVQGSNEYIVTFLDEGSTSLQDLQATAEAAGFEVDRANTRSAAFGSTNQQNALLGLAVAFAGMSAFVFLIFRTFVPSIAVVISAFSDIVIPLAIMDLLALTGLFEINLSLGTIAALLMLIGYSVDSDILLNNHILRRRGEFYESTYNAMRTGVTMTLTSIVAMIVMTVVATLLSIPLLPDIGLILVFGLMADLMNTYMLNLSLLRWYKFEGVAR encoded by the coding sequence ATGGTCGAGTTCGAAGTACCGGAAATCGATTACGACCGGTACTCAAACCGCCAGCTCGCGGGCCCCCCGCTCGCCGTCCTCGGGTTCGCGCTGCTGGTGCTCGTCGTATACTATCTCCTGCATGGGACGCCCGTCCCGCTCGGGTTCGATTTCACCGGTGGGACGGAGATGCGAATCGTGGCCGACGAGGGACAGTCGGCCATCCGCTCGGCGTTCGAGACGCCGATCGATTCGATCCGGCCGGTCCAGGGCAGCAACGAGTACATCGTAACGTTCCTGGATGAGGGCTCGACTAGCCTCCAGGATCTCCAGGCAACGGCTGAGGCGGCCGGGTTCGAGGTCGATCGGGCCAACACCCGTTCTGCCGCGTTCGGTTCGACGAACCAGCAGAACGCCTTACTCGGGCTCGCGGTCGCGTTCGCCGGCATGAGCGCGTTCGTGTTCCTCATCTTCCGGACGTTCGTGCCGTCGATAGCGGTCGTCATCTCGGCGTTTTCGGACATCGTGATCCCGCTGGCGATTATGGATCTGCTGGCGCTGACCGGCCTGTTCGAGATCAATCTCTCGCTGGGGACGATCGCCGCCCTGCTGATGTTGATCGGGTATTCGGTCGACTCCGACATCCTCCTCAACAACCACATTCTGCGCCGACGCGGCGAGTTTTACGAGTCGACGTACAACGCGATGCGGACCGGTGTGACGATGACGCTCACGTCGATCGTCGCGATGATCGTGATGACGGTCGTCGCGACGCTGCTGTCGATCCCGCTGTTGCCCGACATCGGGCTCATCCTTGTGTTCGGGCTCATGGCTGACCTGATGAACACGTACATGCTGAACCTCAGTCTCCTTCGCTGGTACAAGTTCGAGGGGGTGGCACGATGA
- a CDS encoding preprotein translocase subunit SecD codes for MISLRENWRIVMLVAFLLASAFALVGPIGGSDPGTQTDFVELSGEQQELTLDRSTIQLDNTTLETTNGSDTIVASNATIEVRGDITDRTDASARVTNGSITVADGTLVVPSNADISRTQGTVGIPNETTLRAENSQVTLAIERQADSGLTNLQYGFDLAGGTRIRAPLVGLHATDIDVGDNQSREVNAQIAEELGVEQIDVRVRQGTIEVFDDDVSRAEFASALQSAGYGVQAEDINNGVTSETRANVVNILQSKIDQTGLSGGTVTTVGDGLVVVEVPNAEPSDVRDTVSERGVVRIVASVREPGSNTTTNTTVITGDDIASTGQIGPREDENGNIVGWQAPVTLNEQGAQQFQSQMNALNFTDARGIGNCDATGGADRPGSYCLVTTLDGEPVRYNGMGEDLAGGLRDGSWSDTPTFTIGASSAEQAQEVKISLEVGSLPTNLDLTGSEHDISYLQPSLAQEFKSLSLVTGLLAWFGVAGMVFLRYRKVRVAIPMIFTAVAEVFILLGFAAVSGLALDLSHIAGLIAVIGTGVDDLIIIADEILQQGEVATGRVFESRFRKAFWVIGAAAVTTIIAMSPLTILSVGDLFGFAIVTIVGVLIGVLITRPAYGDILRNLVLSEDQR; via the coding sequence ATGATCTCGCTGCGCGAGAACTGGCGGATCGTAATGCTCGTGGCCTTCCTGCTCGCGAGTGCGTTCGCGCTCGTCGGCCCGATCGGAGGAAGCGATCCCGGCACGCAGACGGACTTCGTCGAGCTGTCCGGCGAGCAGCAGGAACTCACGCTCGATCGGAGCACGATCCAGCTCGATAACACGACCCTTGAGACCACCAACGGATCGGATACCATCGTCGCGTCGAACGCGACGATCGAGGTCCGGGGAGACATAACTGACCGGACGGACGCCTCGGCGCGGGTGACCAACGGATCGATCACCGTCGCCGACGGCACACTCGTCGTTCCCTCGAACGCCGATATATCGAGGACACAAGGGACGGTCGGCATCCCGAACGAGACGACCCTTCGGGCGGAAAACTCCCAGGTGACGTTGGCCATCGAGCGGCAGGCTGATTCCGGGCTGACGAACCTCCAGTACGGGTTCGATCTCGCCGGGGGCACACGCATTCGAGCGCCGCTGGTCGGATTGCACGCAACGGACATCGACGTCGGGGACAACCAGTCGAGGGAGGTCAACGCCCAAATCGCCGAGGAACTCGGTGTCGAACAGATCGATGTCCGCGTCCGCCAGGGCACGATCGAGGTCTTCGACGACGACGTCAGTCGGGCCGAGTTCGCGAGCGCGCTCCAGTCGGCCGGCTACGGCGTGCAGGCCGAGGACATCAACAACGGAGTCACGTCCGAGACGCGCGCGAACGTCGTCAATATCCTCCAGAGCAAGATCGACCAGACAGGGCTGTCCGGCGGCACGGTGACGACTGTCGGTGACGGCCTCGTCGTCGTCGAAGTGCCGAACGCGGAGCCGTCGGATGTCCGAGACACCGTCTCCGAGCGAGGCGTCGTCCGCATCGTCGCCTCCGTGCGCGAACCCGGCAGCAACACGACCACGAACACCACGGTCATCACTGGCGACGACATCGCCAGCACCGGACAGATCGGGCCGCGGGAGGACGAGAACGGAAACATCGTCGGCTGGCAAGCACCGGTCACGCTCAACGAGCAGGGGGCACAGCAGTTCCAATCGCAGATGAACGCGCTCAATTTCACGGACGCTCGCGGGATCGGAAACTGTGACGCGACTGGGGGCGCGGACCGGCCCGGTAGCTACTGTCTGGTGACGACCCTCGACGGGGAACCAGTCCGGTACAACGGGATGGGGGAAGACCTCGCCGGCGGACTCAGAGACGGCTCCTGGTCCGACACGCCGACGTTCACGATCGGTGCCTCCAGCGCAGAGCAGGCCCAGGAAGTCAAGATCAGCCTCGAAGTCGGATCGCTGCCGACGAACCTCGACCTGACCGGCTCCGAACACGACATTTCCTACCTGCAGCCGAGTCTCGCACAGGAGTTCAAGTCGCTGTCGCTAGTCACTGGCCTGCTTGCGTGGTTCGGCGTTGCCGGAATGGTCTTCCTGCGATACAGGAAGGTTCGGGTCGCAATTCCGATGATCTTCACTGCGGTCGCGGAAGTGTTCATCCTGCTCGGGTTCGCGGCCGTCTCGGGACTCGCGTTGGACCTGTCACACATCGCCGGCTTGATCGCCGTGATCGGGACCGGGGTGGACGACCTGATCATCATCGCCGACGAGATCCTCCAGCAGGGCGAGGTCGCCACGGGGCGGGTCTTCGAGAGCCGCTTCCGGAAGGCCTTCTGGGTCATCGGGGCGGCCGCGGTGACGACGATCATCGCGATGAGCCCGCTCACGATCCTGTCGGTCGGCGACCTGTTCGGGTTCGCTATCGTCACCATCGTCGGTGTGCTCATCGGCGTGCTCATCACCCGCCCGGCCTACGGTGACATCCTGCGAAACCTCGTGTTGAGCGAGGATCAGCGGTAA
- a CDS encoding DUF5812 family protein codes for MERTEGTFLVSESDSETAILTDVATSQVHPLGEQPDPPLEAGEVIAGMLVAEPPTTAIYTLDSIDDRRTIPVERSGESPTKQEQEIAADQPVGELTRQPRAGKGELHVLTVPDEQTDQAVQDVLDDPQTVARAARLGVDRVEIRAADGVLSVRYLPE; via the coding sequence ATGGAACGGACCGAAGGGACCTTTCTGGTGAGTGAATCCGATTCGGAGACGGCGATTCTCACCGACGTGGCCACCAGCCAGGTGCACCCACTCGGCGAGCAGCCCGATCCGCCGCTGGAGGCCGGCGAGGTCATCGCCGGGATGCTCGTCGCGGAGCCACCGACGACAGCCATCTACACGCTCGATTCGATCGACGACCGCCGGACAATCCCCGTCGAACGGAGCGGCGAATCGCCAACAAAGCAGGAGCAAGAGATCGCCGCCGACCAGCCGGTCGGTGAACTGACTCGCCAACCACGGGCCGGCAAGGGAGAACTTCACGTGCTCACCGTCCCGGACGAGCAGACCGACCAGGCCGTCCAAGACGTACTTGACGATCCACAGACCGTCGCTCGCGCGGCGCGGCTCGGCGTCGACCGGGTCGAGATCCGCGCCGCCGATGGCGTATTGAGCGTTCGATACCTTCCGGAGTAG
- a CDS encoding methyl-accepting chemotaxis protein has product MASDMGGLDDEFGTDDVEAADLGGAIDELLRASENVSNSSQQISDLAQDQSDNMREVAGEVSNLSATVEEVASSANEVKAISEQARQLADDGRGVADEAIDAMESVDDANQEVSDDVTQLRDRIDEIDEIVDVINDIADQTNMLALNASIEAARAGEAGEGFAVVADEVKSLAEESQQNAAEIESMVADIKSDTERTVESIQEANEQVESGIDQVEEAVEILRKIDQAVSEAAQGAEEVAEATDDQAASTEEVASMVDETAESAERVAEEIEEIAAANEQQAAKVNEIQRMIERRDVE; this is encoded by the coding sequence ATGGCTTCAGATATGGGTGGTCTCGACGACGAGTTCGGGACGGACGACGTCGAGGCGGCGGATCTCGGGGGCGCAATCGACGAATTGCTTCGCGCGTCCGAGAACGTCTCGAACAGCTCCCAGCAGATCAGCGACCTCGCACAGGACCAGTCGGACAACATGCGCGAGGTTGCCGGCGAGGTGTCGAATCTCAGCGCCACCGTCGAGGAAGTCGCATCGAGCGCCAACGAGGTGAAAGCGATCAGCGAACAGGCCCGGCAACTCGCGGACGACGGCCGGGGCGTCGCCGACGAGGCGATCGACGCGATGGAGTCGGTCGACGACGCGAATCAGGAGGTCAGCGACGACGTCACGCAACTTCGCGATCGCATCGACGAGATCGACGAGATCGTCGACGTGATCAACGACATCGCGGACCAGACCAACATGCTGGCGTTGAACGCCTCGATCGAGGCCGCCCGTGCGGGTGAAGCGGGTGAAGGGTTCGCCGTCGTCGCCGACGAGGTGAAGTCACTGGCCGAGGAATCCCAGCAAAACGCCGCGGAGATCGAATCGATGGTCGCGGACATCAAAAGCGACACCGAGCGTACCGTCGAATCCATCCAGGAAGCCAACGAACAGGTCGAATCGGGGATCGACCAGGTCGAGGAAGCCGTCGAGATCCTCCGGAAGATCGACCAGGCCGTCAGCGAAGCCGCCCAGGGCGCCGAAGAGGTCGCCGAAGCCACCGACGACCAGGCCGCTTCGACCGAGGAAGTCGCGAGCATGGTCGACGAGACCGCCGAATCCGCCGAGCGCGTCGCCGAGGAGATCGAGGAGATCGCCGCCGCAAACGAGCAACAGGCCGCCAAAGTCAACGAGATCCAGCGCATGATAGAGCGCCGTGACGTCGAGTGA